Proteins co-encoded in one Stomoxys calcitrans chromosome 5, idStoCalc2.1, whole genome shotgun sequence genomic window:
- the LOC106091186 gene encoding uncharacterized protein LOC106091186 — MSFAMLTVGGGGGGGGSDSDHHLSDNLMQLEMRPNPYSQRVLLGNWYEQRLTDKSDKKAITPAIIGQSECGQEKPLYRCDFTQSIAIDSTKDHEQYKEWKMQGFSNRLRGEGSNIKLWHGPEYEKNITTSNDLMFRIMPQEFAKRNDAGIQKSTLRQDYLHSYGNSTRTGLLQWRLCEARRERNTSIDRSHYQGAFKRIPLPKKETAYNQSMKKTSIV, encoded by the coding sequence ATGTCATTTGCCATGCTTACAGTTGGTGGCGGCGGCGGTGGCGGCGGCAGTGATAGTGATCACCATTTAAGTGACAATTTGATGCAACTTGAAATGCGGCCGAATCCCTATAGTCAACGCGTTCTGTTGGGTAATTGGTATGAGCAACGTTTGACAGATAAAAGTGACAAGAAAGCCATCACACCAGCGATTATTGGACAAAGTGAATGTGGCCAAGAGAAGCCGCTGTATAGATGTGACTTCACTCAATCCATAGCCATTGATTCAACCAAAGACCATGAGCAGTATAAAGAATGGAAAATGCAAGGCTTCAGCAATCGCTTAAGGGGTGAGGGAAGCAACATAAAACTATGGCATGGTCCTgaatatgaaaagaacattaccacctcCAATGACCTTATGTTTCGCATAATGCCCCAGGAGTTTGCCAAGCGAAACGATGCCGGAATCCAAAAGTCCACTTTGCGGCAGGATTATTTGCATAGCTATGGCAATAGCACCAGAACGGGCCTATTGCAGTGGCGCTTATGTGAGGCAAGGAGGGAGAGAAATACCTCAATTGATAGGTCACATTATCAGGGGGCTTTTAAGAGAATACCATTGCCAAAGAAGGAAACGGCATATAATCAATCAATGAAAAAGACCAGCATTGTTTGA